The Apium graveolens cultivar Ventura unplaced genomic scaffold, ASM990537v1 ctg4898, whole genome shotgun sequence sequence CGATGTATATCTTCAAAGGTTGAAGATGGTGTAAAGATTGAAAGCCATACGGGCTTGTGAAGAAAAGCCTTACGGGCTAAGCCAAACAGACCGATAAAGAAGCTTGCCATATGGGCACCGAAAATCTTGCCAGACGGGCACTGAAGGTCATGCCAGATGGAAAAAATGAAATTGTCAGACGGGCAAACAAAAGAGCCATACGAGCAAACAAAAGAGCCATACGGGCTATGTTGAAAGAGCCATACGGGCTAAGTTGAGAGCCATACGGACTGATAAACAAGATGCTAGATGGGCAACGAATAgaagtttagattaagggggagattGGTGGGATTTTAATCTAAACTAATGGGTTTTGTTTAGGTTGATGGACTTGTAATTAGCTGATGGGATTGggtttatatttatatttaacgTTAAGAATAATTTAAACGTGTAATACTTTATATGTATAGGTGTGATCTGGTCAAGTAGCTAGTTGAGTATTTGTAGGAGGTAGTTTGAATTAGTAAGAATGGTGGAGATAAATTAGCTAGGTTAGTTTGCTATTTTCTAGCCACCATCTTGGGTGGGCTTCAACCTTATATAAGTGCATGTAAACGTTCAGTTATATAATTTTACCAGAGAGAACACAATGTAGACATTAAGTACATTCGAGTTTGTAAATACAAGTGTTGCTTTTTCTGTATTGCATTGTTGTTCTTATTATTATCTTTAGTGTAATTTCAACATGATATCAGAGCTTTCGTTTCAAGAGGACATGACAAGGTGCTGTGACAGAGAATGAAGAAAGTAGCAGTATGGTGCAGCGACGGAAATGGCGATACAAGGGAAAAGAAGATGAGTTTTTTTTTTGCTGTACAGCGTTAGAGTGATGCTTCATTGCTTGACAATGAAGATTTATAAGGCCACTCCACGAGGATATGTTGGTGGAGTAAAAGGTTGTGTCAAAAGGAGTATAGGGTGATGtgtgttatagccaaaatttggtacaAAAGTTATCCGGGTCGACATAATTCAATTTGGGCGAATGCCAAGAAAATGAGTTTTCACGGACGACCAAGGATGGACGACCAAGGAAGATCGGCCAAGAAAATGAGTTTTCGTGGCTGGGTGGCACGAGCCCAAGCCCTTGGCTGGGTTGGCACGAGGCCAAGCCCTTGGATAGGTTGGCGCGAGCCAAAGCCCTTGGACAAGTTAGGGCCCACCCTCTTAATAAGAGAAATCAAAGGATTGATGACAAGGGCGACGCCAAGAGAAACACTTGGGCGCACCCTCACTCTCAGGTTGGCACAGAACTTGACTTGAACATGCTGCTTGATGGACTGCTTGGACACTTGGGGAAGAACAATCAATGAATGCTTGGTCAATAGAGAAGGCGCGTCCTCCCCTTAGGGAAGGAGGCGCACCCTCATGATGTAACAGACCTTCAATGAGCTCTGGAAAGAGCGTAAGGCGCGCCCTATGTGGGAAATGGTTTTGGACAGGTTCCAGACATGGCTGCTTGGACGGATTCCGTGGAAGGCTCAAGGAAAATGAAGTAAATTATGACTAACGTATTTggtgcaggtactctattgaagaactccttcctgtagcacaTCTACAGGAAAGGAGGTGttcgtggtcagagacctccaggggtatgcctgcactgaaggcctcctcctgtagttaatgggtgtcctcattggggatgtggggtgaaatctagtgtgtgctttgggagctctgtctctgtagtcaacgggtgtcctcgttgggagaatttggagtatcctgcactttgcacccaaaagcttgggatcacttgtcctgtaatctggtaggggctccttatcgggggacaaggatgcatccaacatttggggtgaaccacggctatacctgcgtccacggactagagaaacagctggtagcggagggttatccttggtcagggagatgcctcatccgtgaagtcacgaagccgcggacgagccttggacctttatggttgggcctcatcggcggacattcctaaagctagtagaagtCGGTTTTCAGTGGGTTTCccattgggcctcgggataagaaatctaagcccattaggtttcttgttccccaagaactatgtgggcttgatcccctataaataggggtacgtaggcacattgtaaggggtcagaagcgagagcgcaaaggagccaccactaaccctaagcaatctcagcccccaataatcaccaccaccaaacactgttcatctttttcgacgaatactgttcatcggatccaccaATTACTGTTCACGTTTTCGACGAAAaaccgccatcacagatcttgtttccggctactaacctcaacttttgttgctcccaaattcctccgtcaataATGTGTATACGGATATGCTGGACAGGTGGTTGATGGAGGACAAAAGGTTATAATGGATGGTCAATATTACAGTAAGACTGCTGTGATTTGTTGAGTGAACGTGTAGCAAGTGTGCGTATCTGTAGATGATGGATCGATGTATATCTTCAAAGGTTGAAGATGGTGTAAAGATTGAAAGCCATACGGACTTGTAAAGAAAAGCCCTACGGGCTAAGCCAAACAGACCGATAAAGAAGCTTGTCATATGGGCACCGAAAATCTTGCCAGACGGGCACTGAAGGTCATGCCAGATGGGAAAAATGAAATTGTCAGACGGGCAAACAAAAGAGCCATACGAGCAAACAAAAGAGTCATACGGGCTATGTTAAAAGAGCCATACGGGCTAAGTTGAGAGCCATACGGGCTGATAAACAAGATGCTAGATGGGCAACGAAGAgaagtttagattaagggggagattgttgggattTTAATCTAAACTAATGGGTTTTGTTTAGGTTGATGGACTTGTAATTAGCTGATGGGATTGGGTTTATATTTATGTTTAACGTTAAGAATAATTTAAACGTGTAATACTTTATATGTATAGGTGTGATCTGGTCAAGTAGCTAGTTGAGTATTTGTAGGAGGTAGTTTGAATTAGTAAGAATGGTTGAGATAAATTAGTTAGGTTAGTTTGCTATTTTCTAGCCACCATCTTGGGTGGGCTTCAGCCTTATATAAGTGCATGTACACGTTCAGTTCTATAATTTTATATAAGAGAACACAATGTAGATATTAAGTACATTCGAGTTTGTAAATATAAGTGTTGCTTTTTCTGCATTGCATTGTTGTTCTTGTTATTATCTATAGTGTAATTTCAACAATGTCTACGGTTAAAGTAGTCCTTTTAAATATCCACCGTAGATGACATCGACTCGAACCCGAGTCCCTCGCTATATCGAGCTCTCTCACTCAAAAACTTTAAGATCAGATGAAGTTCCAACATGATCTTGTACCACTTAAGTTAATATGCGACGAAGAGAAGAACAAGGCCTGTGTATTCTAAAGAAAGTAGAATAGTAGATTTTGAGTTGTGCTGAAATAGAAAAGAGTGAACTAGAAATTAATTCTGCAACTACAGATGGAGAAAAGAGGTTGAAAGTAATGCCAACGAATAGGAAATCGAAAAAATTGTATTTTTAGGCGCacatttttttttaatatatacatgcaggaaataaagaaaaaaaataaataaataacgaaATCATGCATGCGAGGATGATCTCAGATAGTAGCCTGTCCGAGGTTATAAGATTTTAGGAGatgtattattattttttaattctaaaatatcactaaaaaataaaatatcttTCGCATTTGATTGGACTGACATAAACTTTATCAAAATCTTATTTcttataaatttttcaaaattattaccggacacaaaaaaatatatttactAAGAATTTTATATATCTCAGACCGGTCTTGACTGAAATCATGGTTGAAATGATCTGAGGAGCCAAGAAAATGCAAGGCATCTAAAAATGTCCTGAGATTCAGGTAGCTTAAAGGACACAAGGTGAGGAAATGCAAGGCCTCTAAAAATGTTAAAAGTATAAAACTGTGAGTGGAAAAGTATTTGCACACCAATAGTTAacatattataattttttttatacaCGGAATTAGGGGTGAGGATGAGGTGAGATTAGCGGGTTTGGAATTCATAATCATTCAAACCAAATTTAGTGGTTTTACATTTTAATTAACCACTACTGTAACCATAAGTGTTACTGATATAACCAAACCATTCAAATTACAACGGTTTGGGTTGGGCGGTATCCGTTTAAACTGTTAAGAAAAATATGTGCATATATATTTTATGTAAAAAATTTAATAAGTTAATAAATTGTCAATTAAATAAGTTCACTATGtaataatttgaatttttttactTTGATATTTAACATCTAAATGTACTTAATATAATATGGATTCAACTATGTATAAATATCAATAATTCATGTAATATATGTATCTTCAAAATATATAAtgaaaatattttaatatattccGGTGGTTCGGATATAGCGGAAAGTATAAAATACAAATCTAAATCAAATtgtttatttttcagattttGAAAAAATGAAATCATAACCGATCCAAATCGTTACAAAATCATAAAATTTGGAGTTGAGCGATTTGAAATAGTTGATTTGTACGGTTATTAAAATTTTTCTCACCCGTCGAAAAACATTATTCTCTATGTTCAAATTAGAGCAAATTGGAGTTGTACGTCAGTTGCGTATTCAAGGTTTGAAAATCTAAAAAAACCAAATAAAAGCAAAGGCGGTGGGAACCAAGTTGTTTGTCTGGTAGCCAAAATCAGTAAACTTATTACTCCATTTTATTAATCACTCTTCCGTCGATCTTGCTATCCGTTCGCGTCATATATTTTcgtattttatatatttaaaagtCAAATATTAAATCGATATATTTAAACTTCATGTAATTTCGTTTACTTTTTATTTGTATCATATTTTTGtataatattgaatattaaatattaattaaaatatataaataagtaaataaaaatataagatttGTAGATAAAATTTAACAAAATATATTTAGATCATATTtctatataatattttaaaataaatacgCACATATCTATAATATTTATACATACATCCTTATAtgtattaatatattattttaatatttatttgtGTTTGTATAATTTGTATCATTTTATGTACTCGAAAGCTAAATAAAATATCGATAATGAATTTCGGTCATCTAATTTAAATTTTGTATGGCCTACATTTAATGTCATATTTCGTGTCGTATAAGTCGTGTATATGTCCAATGACTCACTGAATCACCGGCCccccttcttcactttctttcaCACTCCTCctatttctaaattaataaattacaGCTTTCCCTTTCTTTATTCTCCGGCAACTATGAAAATCGAAGTAGAGGATCACCTAGAAGATCAACATGGACCTCTCCACAAACGATCCAAAACTACTATACCTGTATGCACtctttttctcttatttttatcTTAATTTTATCATTTTAAGTTTTTTATCCTGTATTTAGTTTTAATTTctgattattatttttttatttaagttGCTATGTATATAGCTCCTGATCTCCCGCGAGGGGTACAAGAGCTCGACTACTGCACCAACTCTTCGTTGGCCTCAGTATATAGTTAAGTAGTTAGATATGATTTGTTTTTCTGTTTGTTTAATTAATGAGTTGTTAATTAATAGCAGCAAACAAATGATTTGAAGAATGATGTAGCTCTGTCACAATTTGATCCACTTGATGAACCTAGTCCGTTAGGTTTGAGATTACGAAAGAGCCCGTCGTTGTTAGAATTGATTCAGATGAGGCTTTCGCAACCGAGTGAGTCGAAACCTCGAGGAGCTCAGCCTAAGAAAGAATATAGAGGTAGTGGTGCTGGTAGTAGTGATAGTAAGCTCAAGGCATCGAATTTTACGGCCTCGGTTCTTAGAATTGGCACTTGGGAGGTATAATTGGAATGCTAAAGTTTCGGGAATTGTTGTATAGTTTTTTTATTGTTTTGTGTTTTGGACGAGATTAATTTTGTTATGATTGTAGTATAAGTCGAGATACGAGGGGGATTTGGTGGCGAAATGTTACTTTGCAAAGCATAAGCTTGTTTGGGAAGTGCTTGATGGCGGTCTTAAAAATAAGATTGAAATTCAGTGGTCGGATATTATTGGTTTGAAAGCTGCGTATCCTGACGATGAACCCGGGACTTTGGATGTGGCGGTaattttctttctaattttagTTTTATTCACGTGTATTATGTAGCCACTGTCCTAAATCTTTGCAATGACATTTAGTTATTTATTATGCAACTTGCCTGAAACTCTGATTTGTGCGGTGCAGATAGTAAGACAGCCACTTTTCTTTAGAGAGACCAATCCACAACCTCGGAAGCATACACTATGGCAGGCAACATCAGATTTTACAGGTGGACAAGCTAGCATAAACAGGTATTCCTCGAAATGTGTATAAATTGCTTATGCTTACAGTTGTTGCATCTTGTGTTTCCTTGTCAGAAGTATTAACTTGTGTAACATCAAGTCTATGTAGAAACATCGAAGTTAAGACTGGATGGGGTGGTGCTTGAAATTTTTTATGGATCAAATAAGAACCTTTGCATGTTCGACATACTATTACTCCGTCTTCCACGGTCTGTAGCTACTAGATGAGTGAATGCCCTCCGTATTTGTTTATAGATAGTTTTCCTCAAACAGCCTTGATATTATAGGATCATCCCATATACCAAAATAAAGTTTAATGTTCAATGCGTAGTTTGTATGGTGAGTTGGTGTGCAACCTCTAAAGTTGTAAGTGTTATGTTCTGCGTGCATCTGGATATCATATTACTCAAGAGTTAGTTATGTGGGAGCAATTAAGTTCCTACTTCCCACCGCCACAATTTGGAGTAATCATAGTTGCTTCATGTCTACATAATATTTTTGCTGTCAATGGTACATTTTTATGCTTTGTGTCAGGCTACATTCTCTGCAGTGCTCACCGGGCTTGTTAGGAAAGCACTTTGAGAAGCTCATTCAGTGTGATCCTCGCCTCAACTGTTTAAGTAAGCAGGCCGAAATATCTCTAGAATCTCCATATTTTGAATCCAGAAATTCAGTCTTTGATAAATTAGATGACGTGAAGAATGAGCTTGATATAAATATTACTACTCGGCCTGCCATATTTGACTTGAGGGATGAAATGTCAACATCCGGGACTCGATCTTCATTCTCAAAGAATGAGCATGACTCTGTCAGTAGGCATCCTGATCATTTTCTTCACGAATCACCTTCACCAAGCTCAGGTAAATATGTTGGCAACTTGGCATGGACTCATGGTTATTATTCCCTGTATGATGAATGAAATTCGGTGACTTGTCAAAAAGTATACGAacataaaatatttaactatcaGCCTGTAACACCTAATTTTGAAAATATACTAGTGTCTGAGCACAGGATACAAAGTAGTACTGATGGTTAGTGTCATGTAAGGGTTTTTTAGTTCAGTTCCAGCTTTGCTTTCGATTGTCAAGCTTTCTAGTGGTGCTTGAATCCAGGATATTTTGATTTCACAGCAACTAGATATGAACAGTTGGCAGGCGTGTTTACTTCCAGCTTTAGTTTTAtgaaatataatattttatagaGGTTCATGGAGGGGGCACTTGAAAGCTGAAAACACTTATTCAGCAGTGTGGTAGAACAAATTATGTAGATTATGTTTTTACTGTCTTTGATAATATTGCTTTAACTTGACTTTTTTTTATTTAGTTATCGACAGCAGTGTCATTGAGAATATTAAGAACAATGGTATGGAAGAGTTGAGGAATCTTAGCTGTTGGGACCGTATCAGGGTTCCTGGACTTCACCCTTCGATGTCAATGAATGATATAGTTAGCCACCTTGAAAACCAGATTTTGGAGCCCAGTATATCAAACAGTCCTATCTTATCTGATGATCAACGGCGAAGTTTGGAGATACTGGAAGATATCAGCAGGTGCTTATTTACGGATTCTCGTCATACAATAACTTCTGATGAGAAGTCTGTGATGTCAAGAGTCAACTCCCTGTGCTGCCTCCTGCAGAGGGATCCTTTGACAGTTCAGGAAGCCACTCTTGACAGGGGCACTAATACTAATATGACTAGTGAGGAAGACAAAGATATACATGATCGCAAATGGTCTGAAACTAAGCTTAAAAGCAAGGTTGCAGAGGAATCTTCAACTCGACATAGTGAATTAAATGATGGATCTGGCTGCAAAGAACCTGGGATGTCCAGGAAGGACTCCGTGGGAGATTTGCTGCTCAATCTTCCCCGAATAGCATCATTACCGCAGTTTTGTTTCAACTTGTCTGAAGATTTTGATAATCAAAGCAGATAAAATGTCGTCTTTTGATGGTCTGCAAAGCTTCTGTAGGTTCTTTATAGGTTTTGCGAGAGATTGAGAAACAAAAAGTGGTATATATTCCTGTGTTTATTTGGTTACTGTAGTTTGAGTTTCTGCTATGCAATACATTTGAAGTTGAAACATGTCTTGTAGAGAGATAAGGCACATGTGTTCTTCAATGCACCAGAAGTTTTTGTAGAGATGAAAAACGCCCTGTGAATTGCATTATTTTGGTGTACAAAGATGGGTCTGCCAAAGTTATGAAAGCACGTGTTGGTGCAAGACCTGCGCATACTAGAATAGACGAACAAAGT is a genomic window containing:
- the LOC141702350 gene encoding uncharacterized protein LOC141702350 isoform X1, which translates into the protein MKIEVEDHLEDQHGPLHKRSKTTIPQQTNDLKNDVALSQFDPLDEPSPLGLRLRKSPSLLELIQMRLSQPSESKPRGAQPKKEYRGSGAGSSDSKLKASNFTASVLRIGTWEYKSRYEGDLVAKCYFAKHKLVWEVLDGGLKNKIEIQWSDIIGLKAAYPDDEPGTLDVAIVRQPLFFRETNPQPRKHTLWQATSDFTGGQASINRLHSLQCSPGLLGKHFEKLIQCDPRLNCLSKQAEISLESPYFESRNSVFDKLDDVKNELDINITTRPAIFDLRDEMSTSGTRSSFSKNEHDSVSRHPDHFLHESPSPSSVIDSSVIENIKNNGMEELRNLSCWDRIRVPGLHPSMSMNDIVSHLENQILEPSISNSPILSDDQRRSLEILEDISRCLFTDSRHTITSDEKSVMSRVNSLCCLLQRDPLTVQEATLDRGTNTNMTSEEDKDIHDRKWSETKLKSKVAEESSTRHSELNDGSGCKEPGMSRKDSVGDLLLNLPRIASLPQFCFNLSEDFDNQSR
- the LOC141702350 gene encoding uncharacterized protein LOC141702350 isoform X2, which produces MKIEVEDHLEDQHGPLHKRSKTTIPQTNDLKNDVALSQFDPLDEPSPLGLRLRKSPSLLELIQMRLSQPSESKPRGAQPKKEYRGSGAGSSDSKLKASNFTASVLRIGTWEYKSRYEGDLVAKCYFAKHKLVWEVLDGGLKNKIEIQWSDIIGLKAAYPDDEPGTLDVAIVRQPLFFRETNPQPRKHTLWQATSDFTGGQASINRLHSLQCSPGLLGKHFEKLIQCDPRLNCLSKQAEISLESPYFESRNSVFDKLDDVKNELDINITTRPAIFDLRDEMSTSGTRSSFSKNEHDSVSRHPDHFLHESPSPSSVIDSSVIENIKNNGMEELRNLSCWDRIRVPGLHPSMSMNDIVSHLENQILEPSISNSPILSDDQRRSLEILEDISRCLFTDSRHTITSDEKSVMSRVNSLCCLLQRDPLTVQEATLDRGTNTNMTSEEDKDIHDRKWSETKLKSKVAEESSTRHSELNDGSGCKEPGMSRKDSVGDLLLNLPRIASLPQFCFNLSEDFDNQSR